Proteins found in one Solitalea lacus genomic segment:
- a CDS encoding RES family NAD+ phosphorylase — protein MLVYRISLTKYANVLAVSGRAARWNSNGVFMIYSAASVALACLENVVHRNGVDLSAGDFSLVSIEVPETEVAEVALAELENLHTEWYKVDNNAYLQTQQMGDKWTEKKETLLMKVPSSISPYEYNYLINPHHSDFSKVRIVSQQKFVFDSRIKGL, from the coding sequence ATGCTGGTTTATAGAATTAGCCTTACAAAATACGCTAACGTACTTGCTGTATCAGGGAGGGCGGCCCGATGGAATTCCAATGGTGTTTTTATGATTTATTCGGCAGCAAGTGTGGCTTTGGCCTGCTTAGAGAATGTAGTTCACCGAAATGGTGTCGATTTATCGGCAGGAGATTTTTCACTGGTTAGTATTGAAGTGCCAGAAACTGAAGTGGCGGAAGTAGCCCTTGCCGAACTTGAGAATCTACATACCGAGTGGTATAAGGTTGATAATAATGCCTATTTGCAAACGCAGCAAATGGGTGATAAATGGACGGAAAAAAAGGAAACTTTGTTAATGAAAGTTCCCTCTTCAATTAGTCCTTATGAGTACAATTATCTAATCAATCCGCATCATTCTGATTTTTCAAAAGTTCGAATCGTATCGCAACAAAAGTTTGTTTTTGATAGTAGGATAAAAGGACTTTAA
- the parS gene encoding antitoxin Xre-like helix-turn-helix domain-containing protein — MSAKRKSVYKLPDDINPSSIVEDALMPYQSLLGNPHAQLRVIREGLPAKALSDIISLSGASQIDIAHMLRMSEKTLRSYIKDSKVLDMGVTEHLIQLFELFDKGIEAIGNLDEFKKWLNSMSVGLAAKPITLLDTLTGIELIKEELIRIEFGALA, encoded by the coding sequence ATGTCAGCTAAAAGAAAATCTGTTTATAAACTTCCAGATGATATTAATCCTTCTTCAATTGTAGAAGATGCATTAATGCCTTATCAATCATTGCTGGGTAATCCTCATGCACAATTAAGGGTAATAAGGGAGGGATTGCCAGCAAAGGCTTTATCGGATATAATTTCTTTATCGGGGGCATCTCAAATTGATATTGCTCATATGCTGCGCATGTCCGAGAAAACATTACGTTCTTATATAAAAGATAGTAAAGTTCTCGATATGGGAGTTACTGAGCATTTAATTCAGTTATTTGAGCTTTTTGATAAAGGGATTGAAGCAATTGGAAATCTTGATGAATTTAAGAAATGGCTCAATAGCATGAGTGTCGGTTTGGCAGCAAAGCCCATCACATTGTTAGATACTTTAACAGGTATTGAGTTAATAAAAGAGGAACTTATTCGTATTGAGTTTGGTGCACTTGCATAA
- a CDS encoding sulfurtransferase, producing the protein MTNYAHPEVLVSTEWVDQHKFDRSVVLVEVDVDTSAFDEGHIPGAIAWNWQTQLCDTLQRDVISKDNLEKLMGQSGINNDSTVVMYGDNNNWFAAWAFWEMKMYGHRDVRIMNGGRKKWLAEGRELTKAATPHKPVTYRAHDRDESLRTYLRQAQDAMQSRDCVMVDVRSNDEFTGKILSPPGLMETCQRGGHIPGAKNIPWAQACNEDGTFKSAEDLEKLYMDNGITPDKRVIAYCRIGERSSHTWFVLKYLLGFPAVSNYDGSWTEWGNLVGAPVEKTMAL; encoded by the coding sequence ATGACAAATTATGCACACCCTGAAGTGCTGGTTTCTACCGAGTGGGTAGATCAGCATAAATTCGATCGCAGTGTAGTTTTAGTAGAAGTAGATGTGGATACATCTGCTTTTGATGAAGGTCATATTCCGGGAGCAATCGCCTGGAATTGGCAAACGCAACTTTGCGATACATTACAACGGGATGTTATTAGCAAAGATAACCTGGAAAAACTGATGGGTCAAAGCGGCATTAACAATGACTCCACCGTGGTTATGTACGGCGACAACAACAACTGGTTTGCCGCCTGGGCATTTTGGGAGATGAAAATGTATGGCCATCGTGATGTCCGAATCATGAATGGAGGCAGAAAAAAATGGCTGGCTGAAGGACGCGAGTTAACTAAAGCTGCTACTCCACATAAGCCGGTAACATATCGTGCGCATGACCGTGATGAATCGTTACGCACCTACCTTCGTCAAGCACAAGACGCAATGCAATCAAGAGACTGTGTAATGGTCGATGTTCGTTCAAATGATGAATTTACAGGCAAAATTCTTTCACCTCCGGGTTTAATGGAAACTTGTCAGCGTGGAGGTCACATACCAGGAGCCAAAAACATTCCATGGGCGCAAGCATGTAATGAAGACGGTACCTTTAAATCGGCAGAAGATCTGGAAAAATTATATATGGATAACGGTATTACACCAGATAAACGAGTGATAGCCTATTGCCGTATAGGAGAACGCTCTAGCCATACTTGGTTTGTATTGAAATATCTGTTAGGATTTCCAGCAGTAAGCAATTATGATGGCTCCTGGACTGAATGGGGAAATCTGGTAGGGGCTCCTGTTGAAAAAACGATGGCGTTATGA
- the lepB gene encoding signal peptidase I translates to MNLKFWKKDGTTATAEKTKKKSATREWSDAIIFAVVAATIIRTFFIEAYTIPTPSMEKSLLVGDFLFVSKMNYGPRTPMTPLAFPFAHHSILGMKAYSEAVQWDYHRLPGFQDIKNGDVVVFNYPVDVDPSSGLPRPVDKRENYIKRCIAIPGDTISVVKGEAYINGKLTPIQVKGQTDYTVETDGTDLNRKTLMEMGVAGDKIANNAYDLTMTPENADKVKQFASVRNVQKFIYPDTITDPQIYPQNPAYKWNVDKFGPLWVPKKGATLKLTKENIALYRPCIAFYEKNELKEQPDGFYINGKKSDSYTFKMNYYFMMGDNRHNSLDSRFWGFVPEDHIVGKALFIWMSWDSEGSFFSKIRWSRLFKSIH, encoded by the coding sequence ATGAATCTGAAATTTTGGAAAAAGGACGGTACTACTGCTACCGCTGAAAAAACGAAAAAGAAATCCGCCACCCGCGAATGGTCTGATGCTATTATTTTTGCCGTGGTTGCCGCTACCATTATTCGTACGTTTTTTATTGAAGCTTATACCATTCCAACGCCTTCAATGGAAAAATCGTTATTAGTGGGTGATTTTCTTTTTGTAAGTAAAATGAATTACGGTCCGCGTACTCCAATGACTCCACTAGCATTTCCATTTGCCCATCATTCAATTTTAGGAATGAAAGCTTATTCAGAAGCTGTACAGTGGGATTATCATCGTCTTCCTGGTTTTCAGGATATTAAAAACGGTGATGTGGTAGTGTTCAACTACCCGGTAGATGTTGACCCTTCGTCTGGTTTACCTCGCCCGGTAGATAAACGTGAGAATTATATCAAGCGCTGTATTGCTATTCCTGGTGATACAATAAGTGTAGTTAAAGGTGAAGCTTATATAAATGGTAAATTAACGCCTATTCAAGTAAAGGGACAAACAGACTATACTGTTGAAACGGATGGTACTGATTTGAATAGAAAGACCTTAATGGAAATGGGTGTGGCTGGAGATAAAATAGCCAACAATGCATACGACTTAACAATGACTCCTGAAAATGCTGACAAAGTTAAACAGTTTGCAAGTGTTAGAAATGTTCAGAAATTTATTTATCCTGATACAATCACAGATCCTCAAATTTATCCTCAAAATCCTGCCTATAAGTGGAATGTTGACAAATTCGGTCCGTTATGGGTACCTAAAAAGGGGGCTACACTTAAGCTTACGAAGGAAAATATTGCACTTTATCGCCCATGCATAGCTTTTTATGAGAAAAATGAGTTGAAAGAGCAACCTGACGGATTTTATATCAACGGTAAAAAATCAGATAGTTATACTTTCAAAATGAATTATTATTTCATGATGGGAGATAACCGCCATAACTCGCTGGACTCACGTTTTTGGGGTTTTGTGCCGGAAGATCATATTGTGGGTAAGGCCTTATTTATTTGGATGAGCTGGGATTCTGAAGGTAGTTTCTTTAGCAAAATTCGTTGGAGTAGATTATTTAAGAGTATTCATTAA
- the dapB gene encoding 4-hydroxy-tetrahydrodipicolinate reductase produces MKIALLGYGKMGKEIEQIALQRGHEIVLKINDTNLEELTVNNLKQADVAIEFSTPSTVIGNIDLCFQAGTPIVVGTTGWYDELDEIASRCISEEKSLFYATNYSIGVNITFHINKVLAKVMNGFTDYDVQMEEIHHTQKLDHPSGTAITLAEGIIGNLDRKTKFEGWLNNGIEQKPNVSTDTLLIEALREDAVPGTHTVTYISEIDRIDLRHEAFNRKGFALGAVVAAEWLKERKGVFTMKDLLSF; encoded by the coding sequence ATGAAAATTGCATTGCTAGGTTATGGAAAAATGGGCAAAGAGATTGAACAAATTGCTTTGCAGCGTGGCCACGAAATAGTTTTAAAAATTAACGATACCAATCTTGAAGAGTTGACCGTTAATAATCTTAAACAAGCTGATGTGGCTATCGAGTTCAGTACGCCCTCAACAGTAATTGGTAATATTGATTTATGTTTTCAGGCTGGAACGCCTATTGTAGTTGGCACAACCGGCTGGTATGATGAATTGGATGAAATTGCAAGTCGCTGCATATCGGAAGAAAAAAGCTTGTTTTACGCCACCAACTATAGCATTGGTGTAAATATTACCTTTCATATCAATAAAGTTTTGGCCAAGGTGATGAACGGTTTTACTGATTATGATGTTCAAATGGAGGAAATTCATCATACTCAAAAACTGGATCATCCTAGTGGAACTGCTATTACCCTAGCTGAAGGAATCATAGGTAACCTTGATCGTAAGACCAAGTTTGAGGGGTGGCTGAATAATGGAATAGAACAAAAACCCAATGTATCAACTGATACCTTACTAATTGAGGCATTACGTGAGGATGCAGTTCCCGGAACACATACAGTAACTTATATTTCGGAGATTGACCGGATCGACTTACGCCATGAAGCTTTTAACCGTAAAGGTTTTGCATTAGGAGCTGTTGTGGCAGCTGAGTGGTTAAAGGAGAGGAAAGGTGTGTTCACTATGAAAGATCTGTTGTCTTTCTAA
- a CDS encoding DUF5683 domain-containing protein produces the protein MAALLVFIGTASASDIVKSNNFAETIILTDTVKKTDIKSDTAKIEPVVKKKKVRTPKDPNTALFRAAVVPGLGQIYNKRYWKLPLVYGGFVALGYAINFNQDYYNEFLNEYIARTDNDPNTIGNPDYSGASDEQIVSVKNFYKRNRDICIIGTVALYAAQIIDAYVDAELSNFDVSDDLSLKISPTINQSLAFNNKLTFTPGISFRFTLKK, from the coding sequence ATGGCAGCATTGCTGGTTTTTATTGGTACTGCTTCGGCATCCGATATTGTTAAAAGCAACAATTTTGCAGAAACAATTATATTGACGGATACGGTAAAAAAAACAGATATTAAATCTGATACTGCCAAGATAGAGCCTGTAGTTAAAAAGAAAAAGGTTAGAACTCCAAAGGATCCGAATACAGCTTTGTTCAGAGCTGCAGTTGTGCCGGGTTTAGGGCAAATTTATAATAAACGCTATTGGAAGCTACCATTAGTTTACGGTGGTTTTGTAGCCTTGGGCTATGCCATTAACTTCAATCAGGATTATTATAACGAATTTTTGAATGAATATATCGCCCGTACTGATAACGACCCTAATACGATTGGTAATCCGGACTATTCTGGTGCCAGTGACGAACAGATTGTCAGTGTGAAAAATTTTTACAAGCGTAACCGAGATATTTGCATTATTGGTACAGTTGCGTTGTATGCGGCTCAAATCATCGATGCATATGTAGATGCTGAACTTTCAAACTTTGATGTTAGCGATGATTTATCATTAAAAATCAGTCCTACAATTAATCAAAGTTTAGCTTTTAATAATAAGCTTACATTTACGCCGGGTATAAGCTTTCGGTTTACTTTGAAAAAATAA
- a CDS encoding ParB/RepB/Spo0J family partition protein, whose translation MSAIKKSALGKGLGALLAENDTTEIHENLHNPQAAAVAKPVVNAAGSVSFISVEKIDTNPFQPRTDFDELALGELAESIKLQGIIQPLTLRKLNDNQYQLISGERRLRASKIAGLSEVPAYIRTANDQEMLEMGLIENIQREDLNAIEIAISFQRMVDEVGLKQEQLGERVSKNRSTVTNYLRLLKLPPVVQAGIRDGRISMGHARAIINVGDIDKQLWIYRQIIEKDLSVRKVEELVRELSKKSEPVERKEPVAMSIHLKKVQDDLSSRFGTRIALKVDDNGKGKIEIPVLSNTDLNRILDLLS comes from the coding sequence ATGAGTGCCATTAAAAAAAGTGCTTTAGGAAAGGGATTGGGCGCCTTGTTGGCGGAAAATGACACTACTGAAATTCATGAGAATTTGCATAATCCGCAGGCTGCGGCAGTAGCTAAGCCTGTTGTTAATGCTGCAGGTTCCGTTTCCTTCATTTCTGTTGAAAAAATTGATACCAATCCGTTTCAACCGCGTACCGATTTTGATGAATTGGCTTTGGGTGAATTGGCAGAGTCCATCAAATTGCAAGGAATCATTCAGCCGCTTACGTTGCGTAAGTTAAATGATAATCAGTATCAGTTAATTTCAGGTGAGCGTCGTTTGCGTGCTTCAAAAATTGCAGGATTAAGTGAGGTTCCGGCTTATATCCGTACGGCCAATGATCAGGAAATGCTGGAAATGGGCTTAATCGAAAACATTCAGCGTGAAGACCTGAATGCGATTGAGATTGCCATCAGCTTTCAACGTATGGTTGATGAGGTGGGTTTAAAGCAGGAACAATTAGGCGAAAGGGTTAGTAAAAACCGTTCTACAGTTACTAACTATCTTCGATTGTTAAAATTACCTCCGGTAGTGCAGGCCGGCATTCGTGACGGTCGTATTTCAATGGGGCATGCACGTGCAATCATCAATGTTGGGGATATTGACAAACAATTATGGATTTATCGTCAGATCATAGAAAAGGACCTTTCCGTACGTAAAGTAGAAGAATTGGTTCGTGAACTGAGTAAAAAATCTGAGCCTGTTGAACGTAAGGAACCGGTTGCCATGTCTATCCATTTGAAAAAAGTACAGGATGATCTTTCCTCTCGTTTTGGAACCAGGATAGCGTTAAAGGTGGATGACAATGGGAAAGGTAAAATTGAAATTCCTGTTCTTTCTAATACTGACCTTAACAGAATTCTTGATTTATTAAGTTAA
- a CDS encoding ParA family protein, giving the protein MSKIIALANQKGGVGKTTSAINLAASLGVLDYKTLLVDGDPQANSTSGTGYDPRSIKSSVYECIINDLDPKEAIIKTTTPNLDLLPAHIDLVGAEIEMINLPEREYKMKKVLDSVRDQYDFIIIDCSPSLGLITINALVAADSVVVPVQCEYFALEGLGKLLNTIKIVQSRLNTNLQIEGILLTMYDVRLRLSNQVVEEVKTHFQDLVFDTIIARNTKLSEAPSFGVSAIMHDASSKGAVNYLNLAREVLRKNGITVGSDSVAESV; this is encoded by the coding sequence ATGAGTAAGATTATTGCGCTTGCCAATCAAAAAGGTGGAGTAGGTAAAACCACATCGGCTATTAACCTTGCTGCCAGTCTAGGAGTGCTTGATTACAAAACCTTGTTGGTCGATGGAGATCCGCAGGCTAACAGTACGTCAGGTACAGGATATGATCCTCGCAGTATTAAATCCAGCGTTTATGAGTGCATCATTAACGATCTTGATCCTAAAGAGGCAATTATTAAAACTACAACGCCTAACCTTGATCTTTTGCCAGCACACATCGACTTAGTTGGTGCTGAGATTGAAATGATTAATTTGCCTGAGCGTGAGTATAAAATGAAAAAAGTATTGGACTCTGTTCGTGACCAATACGATTTTATCATTATTGACTGCTCGCCTTCACTAGGTTTAATTACAATTAACGCTTTGGTGGCAGCTGATTCAGTGGTTGTTCCGGTTCAGTGTGAGTATTTCGCATTGGAAGGGTTGGGTAAATTACTTAATACCATCAAAATCGTTCAGTCGCGTTTAAATACGAATCTTCAAATTGAAGGTATTTTGTTAACCATGTATGATGTGCGTTTGCGTTTATCAAATCAGGTTGTTGAAGAGGTAAAAACACACTTCCAGGATTTAGTTTTTGATACCATTATTGCACGTAATACTAAGCTAAGTGAAGCGCCAAGCTTTGGAGTATCTGCCATTATGCATGATGCATCAAGCAAAGGTGCGGTTAACTACCTTAACCTGGCCCGTGAAGTTCTGCGCAAAAACGGCATAACAGTAGGAAGTGATTCTGTTGCTGAGTCCGTTTAA
- a CDS encoding NADPH-dependent FMN reductase, with the protein MISIVAGTNRHDSKTLLVAKFYQYLLAQRGVEANLLSLCDMPDTMIKSDLYGRRSEQFQQLQNQVTATDKFIFVIPEYNGSFPGVLKVFIDGCKFPESFSGKKTALVGIADGTYGNIRGVEHFTGICNYIGLTVLPTRIHIPKINSVLDAQGNIVEATTLKFANDQLDKFLAF; encoded by the coding sequence ATGATTTCAATAGTAGCTGGCACAAATCGCCATGATAGCAAAACCTTACTTGTTGCTAAATTTTATCAATATTTATTAGCTCAAAGAGGTGTGGAAGCCAATTTGCTTTCTTTATGTGACATGCCCGACACCATGATAAAATCGGATTTGTACGGCCGTAGAAGTGAGCAATTTCAACAGCTGCAAAATCAGGTAACTGCCACCGATAAGTTCATTTTTGTAATACCAGAGTATAACGGAAGTTTCCCTGGAGTATTAAAAGTTTTTATTGACGGCTGTAAGTTCCCTGAAAGTTTCTCAGGTAAAAAAACAGCATTGGTCGGTATTGCTGATGGCACCTATGGCAATATTAGAGGAGTTGAACATTTCACGGGTATTTGCAACTACATTGGTTTAACTGTCCTTCCTACCCGAATTCACATTCCTAAAATCAACTCTGTATTAGACGCTCAAGGGAATATTGTAGAAGCTACAACTTTAAAATTTGCAAACGATCAGCTTGATAAGTTTTTGGCTTTTTAA
- a CDS encoding alpha-2,8-polysialyltransferase family protein, whose protein sequence is MKHVFCIHSNITFLVAQSIIKQEQIPESQCVLLLYRGFTPVDTNAVFLPEQMINIPTLNKVKKRVLSAVKNRKTIQSFLKLLNPYIQHSQFVVYTPHLDMDGIASIIDHRNCSGYFFVEEGFASYLNSSYLKPFIRKYSSQVFSKWYWKLLTLTYSYKHSRFFEIHNNYLGCYAVSDCAFQDFPKRNRINIESEEISRQVDLHNKPILVFDALLEFNLIDNMTFEHALKKMFMHVKGLGYSELYIKYHPEQYGKKSKKRLIDNLIAKYANGIDLIEVDKEVVLEQVFMSQKPIVYCMVSSLGLYASMMQCKVYSTYNKLMRKGPNRLIPLPSNLISNWTML, encoded by the coding sequence ATGAAACATGTATTTTGCATCCATAGCAATATCACATTTTTAGTAGCTCAGTCTATTATAAAGCAAGAACAAATTCCTGAAAGTCAATGCGTGTTACTTTTATACCGGGGATTTACCCCAGTTGACACAAATGCCGTTTTTTTACCTGAGCAAATGATAAATATACCAACCCTAAACAAGGTCAAAAAAAGGGTGCTATCAGCTGTTAAGAATCGAAAAACCATTCAGAGTTTTCTCAAGTTGTTAAACCCATATATTCAGCATAGCCAATTTGTGGTTTACACACCTCATCTTGACATGGACGGAATCGCTTCAATTATTGATCATAGAAACTGTAGTGGCTATTTCTTTGTTGAAGAAGGATTTGCTTCCTATTTAAATTCCAGTTATCTCAAGCCATTTATACGTAAATACTCTAGTCAAGTTTTTTCGAAATGGTATTGGAAACTGCTTACGCTGACTTACTCATATAAACATTCCAGATTTTTTGAAATTCATAATAATTATTTGGGATGTTATGCTGTTTCAGATTGTGCTTTCCAGGACTTTCCTAAGCGAAACAGAATAAATATTGAATCGGAAGAAATATCAAGACAGGTTGATTTACATAACAAACCAATACTGGTCTTTGACGCTTTATTAGAGTTTAATTTGATAGATAATATGACTTTTGAGCATGCGCTTAAAAAAATGTTTATGCATGTGAAAGGACTTGGGTATTCTGAACTCTATATTAAATATCACCCTGAGCAATATGGGAAGAAAAGTAAGAAGAGGTTAATTGATAACCTGATTGCTAAATATGCAAATGGTATTGACTTGATCGAAGTTGATAAGGAAGTTGTATTGGAACAGGTATTTATGTCCCAGAAGCCCATAGTTTATTGTATGGTTAGTAGTTTGGGCTTATATGCTTCAATGATGCAATGTAAAGTTTACTCAACATATAATAAACTGATGAGAAAAGGCCCTAACCGCCTGATTCCATTGCCGTCAAACCTGATTTCAAATTGGACAATGCTATAA
- a CDS encoding ABC transporter substrate-binding protein, whose amino-acid sequence MNFLKGLFPVSLVTLFILSFTVACTSNEESTDKKVFNLNLDQGVTSLDPAFARNNNNIWCDNMLYNGLLQLSDSLTAVPAIAHGFEITNNGLTYIFHLRNDVFFHDNERFTDGKGRKVVASDFVYSFGRIIDPKVASSGAWIFNDKISDSRPFEAINDSTFQINLKRPFPAFPSLLTAQYCTVVPHEVAEFYGKDFRNHPVGTGPFKFKYWKEGEILVFLKNENYWEKRGNERLPFLDAVKITFIADKQTAFMEFIKHNLDFFNSIDGSYRDDILTKSGKLQEKYRGKFQLIKGPYLNTEYIGMLVDSNAAIVKNSPFKDKRFRQAINYAIDRNQMVKYLRNSIGTPAYQGFIPKGMPGFDEDKVQGYTYKPEKSKQLLTQMGHPNGKGLPEITLHTTTTYRDLIEFVQGELNEVGIKTKVEVQPGASLREMISKNGINFFRGSWSADYPDAENYLSVFYSKNYVPIGPNYTSFKNKKFDILFEKSYYETNDSLRYNLYREMDNLVMNEAPVVPLFYDQLVNMYQNNISGYRTNALNLLNLKEIKKN is encoded by the coding sequence ATGAATTTTTTAAAAGGGTTATTTCCTGTTTCTTTAGTCACTTTATTTATTCTTTCTTTCACTGTTGCTTGTACATCCAACGAAGAAAGTACTGACAAAAAAGTCTTTAATCTTAACCTCGATCAAGGAGTTACTTCACTCGATCCTGCTTTTGCCCGCAACAATAACAATATATGGTGTGATAACATGTTGTATAATGGTTTGTTGCAGCTTAGCGACAGTCTAACCGCAGTGCCTGCAATTGCACACGGCTTTGAAATAACTAATAATGGATTAACCTATATTTTTCACCTAAGAAATGATGTGTTTTTTCACGACAATGAACGTTTTACCGACGGCAAGGGACGAAAAGTAGTTGCTTCCGACTTTGTGTACAGCTTCGGGAGAATTATTGACCCTAAAGTGGCTTCATCAGGAGCATGGATTTTTAATGACAAAATAAGCGATAGCAGACCATTTGAAGCCATTAATGACTCAACGTTCCAAATCAATTTAAAACGTCCTTTCCCTGCTTTCCCAAGCTTGTTAACAGCGCAATACTGTACAGTTGTACCTCATGAAGTGGCTGAGTTTTATGGAAAAGATTTCCGCAACCACCCGGTAGGAACGGGTCCCTTCAAGTTTAAATATTGGAAAGAAGGAGAAATATTGGTTTTCCTGAAAAATGAAAATTATTGGGAAAAACGAGGCAATGAACGCTTACCGTTCCTCGATGCTGTAAAAATCACCTTTATTGCTGATAAGCAAACGGCCTTTATGGAGTTCATAAAGCATAATCTTGACTTTTTTAACAGCATTGACGGAAGCTATCGAGATGATATTTTAACTAAATCCGGTAAGTTACAGGAAAAATACCGTGGCAAATTTCAACTGATCAAAGGCCCCTACCTAAATACCGAATATATTGGCATGTTGGTAGACAGTAATGCAGCCATTGTAAAAAACAGTCCATTTAAAGACAAACGCTTCCGCCAGGCCATTAACTATGCTATTGATCGCAATCAAATGGTAAAATATCTGCGCAACAGCATTGGCACTCCCGCTTATCAAGGTTTTATACCCAAGGGCATGCCTGGGTTTGATGAAGACAAAGTTCAGGGATATACATACAAGCCAGAAAAATCGAAACAACTATTAACGCAAATGGGCCACCCTAATGGCAAGGGACTGCCGGAAATAACTTTGCATACCACCACCACCTACCGCGACTTAATTGAATTTGTACAGGGAGAGTTAAACGAAGTGGGTATTAAAACGAAGGTTGAAGTTCAGCCCGGAGCCAGCCTTCGAGAGATGATTTCTAAGAATGGTATTAATTTTTTCCGCGGTTCATGGTCTGCCGATTATCCGGATGCAGAGAATTATCTGTCGGTATTCTACTCAAAAAATTATGTTCCAATAGGCCCTAACTATACAAGTTTTAAAAACAAAAAATTTGATATCCTTTTTGAGAAATCATATTACGAAACCAATGACTCGCTCCGCTACAATTTGTACCGCGAAATGGATAATTTAGTAATGAATGAAGCCCCGGTAGTTCCTTTATTCTATGATCAATTGGTAAACATGTACCAAAACAATATTTCAGGATATCGAACCAATGCCCTTAACTTATTGAACTTAAAGGAAATCAAAAAGAACTAA